The following coding sequences are from one Candidatus Zixiibacteriota bacterium window:
- the mraZ gene encoding division/cell wall cluster transcriptional repressor MraZ, translating into MNGFVGRYNTTLDEKGRFALPAKLRSILGAGGKPQLDGALILTKGLEGCLSLYTEPEWNDIEKRLSSLSFTQRDFRYFGRRFFSMAAWVTPDRSGRILVPTHLIAEADLKKELLLIGVNKWIEVWNPERYEDYLRGYEATYEDVAERLFPRPSGDDRT; encoded by the coding sequence GTGAACGGGTTCGTCGGCCGGTATAACACGACTCTCGATGAGAAGGGTCGCTTCGCGCTGCCGGCCAAACTCCGGAGCATCCTGGGTGCAGGCGGCAAGCCGCAGTTGGACGGCGCGCTGATTCTGACGAAAGGGCTCGAGGGGTGTTTGAGTCTGTACACCGAACCCGAATGGAACGATATCGAGAAGCGTCTTTCCTCACTGAGTTTTACCCAAAGAGATTTTCGTTACTTCGGCCGCCGCTTTTTCTCGATGGCGGCGTGGGTGACTCCCGATCGCAGCGGCCGCATTCTCGTCCCGACGCATTTAATCGCCGAGGCCGATCTCAAGAAGGAGCTGCTGCTGATCGGTGTCAACAAATGGATTGAGGTGTGGAATCCGGAACGCTACGAGGATTACCTCCGGGGGTACGAGGCCACCTACGAGGATGTAGCGGAGCGGCTGTTCCCTCGCCCGAGCGGCGATGACCGGACCTGA